Part of the Roseomonas sp. OT10 genome, GGACGCACCCCGCGCCGGCACGGACCGGCGCATCGCACCGTCCGTATCAGCCCGCCTCTGGCGGCGCGGCCTCCCCGCCCCGGCGCAGGCGGAACACGGCGCTGTGGATGAAACGGCCGGCCGGGTAGAGGCCGTCCGCCACCTGCAGCACCTCGTCCCGCTCGTCGCGGAAGCGGCGGATCATCCGCAGGGCCGCCTCGCCGGGTTCGGCACCCAGGAGTGCCGCCGGCTCGGCCTCCAGCCGGACCGGCGTGATCTCCTGGGCGATCTCCACCACGCGCAGCCCGTGCGCCTGCTCGATCATCACGAAGATCGGGTCCGGCGATTCCGCGATCCGGGGCAGGATGTCCGCTGCCTCGGGCAGGATGTAGGTGGTCAGAACGGCGACCGGCCGCTCGTCCTGCGGCAGGACGCGCAACAGGCGCAGGCGCAGCCAGGCCTTGCCGGGCCTGCAGCCCAGGAAGCCGGCCAGCGCCGCATCCGCCACCACCTCCTGATGCTCCACCAGGCGCAGCCGTGTCGCGCGCGAGACCTGCAGCAGGTCCTCGACCGAGGAGGCCCCATGCACGAAGCGGGAGGGCTCGGGCTGGCGGGCGCGGACCCAGGTGCCGATGCCGGGATGGGCCGAAACCACCCCGAACTCCTTCAGCTCGCGCAGCGCCTGCCGCACCGTATGGCGGCTGACGCCGAAGCGGTCGCACAGCACCGCCTCGGTGGGAAGCTGTTCGCCCACGGCGTAGCGGCCGGCGCCGATCTCGGCCATCAGCGTCCGGGCCAGGCGGGAGTAGCGGGGGGAGGGCCGGCCGCTCTGCGGGCCGAGCGGCCCGGCGAGCGGCGCGTCGTTGGAGATCTCAGGCCTCCTTGTAGCGGTAGCCGATGCCGTAGAGCGTCTCGATGTGGGAGAAGTCGTCGTCCACCGCCCGGAACTTCTTGCGCACGCGCTTGACGTGGCTGTCGATGGTGCGGTCGTCCACGTAGATGTTCTCGCCATAGGCGGCGTCGATCAGCTGGTCGCGGTTCTTCACCATGCCCGGCCGCACCGCCAGCGCCTTGACCAGCAGGAACTCCGTCACCGTCAGCTGCACCGGCTTCCCCTTCCAGGTGCAGGTGTGCTTGGTCTCGTCCAGCACCAGGTCGCCGCGGGCGATCACGCCGCCGGCGGGCGCCCCGGAGCCCTCGGCGCGGCTCGTCTCGTTGCGGCGCAGCAGGGCGCGGATGCGCTCGAGCAGCAGGCGCTGGCTGAAGGGCTTGGTGATGTAGTCGTCCGCGCCGAGGCGCAGGCCCATCAGCTCGTCCAGCTCGTCATCCTTGCTGGTCAGGAAGATCACCGGCAGGGCGGTGCGCTGGCGCAGCCGCTGCAGCAGCTCCATCCCGTCCATCCGGGGCATCTTGATGTCCAGCACCGCAAGGTCCGCCGGCCGGGCCAGCAGCCCTTGCAGGGCGCTCTCCCCGTCCGTGTAGGTGCGGACCTGGTAGCCCTCCTGCTCCAGGGTCATCGAGACGGAGGTCAGGATGTTGCGGTCGTCATCCACGAGGGCGATGGTCTGGGCCATGGTCAGGGGGTGTCCGGGCGCTTCTCTGCGTCTGCCCCCGCATATAGGGATGGAATTGTGGCGCAACCGGGGAACGCGACGGAGGAGCCGGCCGGGACCGCCCGGCGGCTGATGCGGGAGGCGGCGTCGGCCGTCCTGTCCACCATGGCGGAAGGCGGGCAGCCCTTCGCCTCGCTGGTCACCCCGGCGGTGGCGCCGGATGGGGCGGTGCTGCTCTGGCTCTCCTCCCTCGCCGTCCACACCCGGCATCTGCAACGGGAGCCGCGCTGCGCCCTGCTGTTCCAGGGGACGGCGGAGGGGGAGAATCCGCAGACCGCCCCGCGCGTGACCGTCACCGGCCTCGCGGCGCCGGTCGAGGACGCGGCGTTGAAGGCCCTCTGGCTGGAACGCCACCCCTATGCCGCCCCCTATGCGGATTTCGGGGATTTCCGCCTCTGGCGCATGGACCCGGGCGGCGGGCTGCTGGTGGCGGGCTTCGCCCGGGCGCACCGCCTCCGCGCCGCTGATTTCCGGCCCCGGGACGCGGCGGCCGGCCCGGAGGAGGAGAGCGCATGAGCCAGGAACCCGGATTCGAGTTCATCGGCCTGGTGGAAGCCTCGGTCGGCCCGCCCCTGCGCGTGGGGAGCGGTGCGATGGGGGAGCGCCGGATCGTCCCGATCCTGGGCGGCCGCGTCGCCGGCCCGCGGCTGGAGGGCGAGATCCTCCCCGGCGGCGCCGATTTCCAGCTGATCCGCCCGGACGGGGTCACCGAGATCGAGGCGCGCTACACCGTCCGGCTGACGGACGGCGCCCTGGTCTACGTGGTCAACCGCGGCCTGCGCGACGCCGCCCCCGAGGACATGGCCCGGCTGCTCCGCGGCGAGCCGGTCCCGCCCGAGCGGGTCTATTTCCGCACCACGCCGGTCTTCGAGACCCCCTCCCCCGCCCATGCCTGGATGCAGCGCCGCCTGTTCCTCGGCCATGGCGAGCGCCGGCCGGATTCGGTCCACATCCGCCTCTACGCCGTGTGACCCGGCGGGCGGCGCGGAGGGCACGCCGCACGATGTGTCCCGCCACGACGCTTCCGGACGCTTCCCGGCGCTTCCGGGCGCTTCACAGATGGCACGGCGCGTGCCTGCATGCGGGGCCATGACCTGGAGCATCCTCGCCCGCGACCCCGACACCGGGGAACTCGGCGCCGCCGTCGCCACCCGCTTCTTCGCCGTGGGCGCGCTCTGCCTCCGGGTCGAGGGCGGGCTCGGCGCCGCAGCCACCCAGGCGCTGGTCAACCCGCTCCTCGCCCCCGCCGCCCTGGCCCGGCTGCGCGGCGGCGACGCGCCCGAGGCAGCCCTGGCCGCGACGCTTGCCGCCGATGCGGGGGCCGCGGTGCGCCAGCTGCACCTGCTGGATGCAGCGGGCCGGGCGGCCTGCCACACCGGGGCGGGATGCGTCGGCTGGGCCGGGCAGGCGGCGGGCCGGGACGTCTCGGTGGCGGGCAACATGCTCGCGGGCCAGGCGGTCGTGACGGCGACGCGCGACGCCTTCCTGGACGGCGCCGGCCGCCCCATGGCCGAACGGCTGATCGCGGCGCTGGAGGCGGGACAGGCGGCCGGCGGCGACAAGCGCGGCCGGCAGTCCGCCGCCCTGGTCACCGCCGGGCCGGAGGATGCCTTCCCCGCCCTGGACCTGCGGGTGGACGACCACCCGGATCCGCTGGCGGAGCTGCGCCGGCTGCACGCCGTCGCCCGCCAGCGCTTCGTGCACTACCGCCGCTTCCTGGCGGGGCGCGACCATCCCGGCGTCTTCGACCGGGCGGTGCTGGACCGGCTGATCGCGCAATCCATGGCGGACCCCGCCCCGTGAGCCATTCCCCCGACCCCGGACCCTGGGCCCTGGAGCTGGACGGGGTCTCGGTCGCCTTCGCCACCGATCGCGGTCCGCTGCGCGCGGTGGACGGCGTCTCCCTCGCCGTCGCCCCCGGCCGCACCCTGGCCGTGGTCGGCGAGAGCGGCTGCGGCAAGTCCGCCACCGCCCTGGCGGTGATGGGGCTGCTGGCCCCCGGCGCCACGGTCGGCGGCCATATCCGCCTGGCCGGGCAGGAGATCGCCACCCTGCCCGAGGCGGAGCGCCGCGCCCTGCGCGGCGGCCGCATGGCGATGATCTTCCAGGAGCCGATGACCTCGCTGAACCCCGCCTTCACCGCCGGGGAGCAGATCGCCGAGGCGCTGCGCCTGCACGAGAAGCTGTCCCATGCCGCCGCCTTCGACGCGGCGGTCGCCATGCTGGAGCGCGTCCGCATCCCCGACGCCGCCCGCCGCGCCCGCCAGTACCCGCACCAGCTCTCCGGCGGCATGCGGCAGCGCGTGATGATCGCCATGGCGCTGGCCTGCCGCCCGCGCGTGCTGATCGCGGACGAACCGACCACCGCCCTGGACGTGACGGTGCAGGCGGGGGTCCTCGCCCTCCTCGACGGGCTGCGCCGCGACACCGGCACCGCGGTCATCCTGGTCACGCACGACCTGGGCGTCGTCGCCGACCATGCCGACGACGTCGTCGTGATGTATGCCGGCCGCGTCGCGGAATCCGGCCCCGCCAGCCGCGTGCTCTCCCACCCCGAGCACCCCTACACCATCGGCCTGCTCGGCGCGGCACCCCGGCTGGACACCCCCCGCGGCACCCGCCTCGCCTCCATCGACGGCACCGTCCCCGACCTGATGCACCCGCCCCCCGGCTGCCGCTTCGCCCCGCGCTGCCCCTTCGCGGTCGCCGCCTGCAACGACGCCCAGCCGCCGCTGGTCGAGGTGGGGCCGGGGCATCGCGCGGCCTGCATCCGGGCGCCGCTCGACGCGGCGCTGGCGGCATGAGGCCTTGCACCTTCCTCCGGGCGGCGGGGAGCGCCGCATGACCCCGCTGCTGGAACTCGACGGGCTGGTGAAGCACTTCCCCGTCCGGGACTCGCTGGGACGCCGGCGCGGCGCGGTGCATGCGGTGGACGGCGTGTCGCTGCGCGTGGCGCCGGGCGAGGTGCTGGCGGTGGTGGGGGAGAGCGGCTGCGGCAAGTCCACGCTCGCGCGGCTGGCCCTGCGGCTGATCGAGCCGGATGCGGGCTCGGTGCGCTTCGAGGGCCGGGAGCTGCGCGACCTCTCCCCGGCGGCGCTGCGGGCCTGGCGGCGCGACGCGCAGATGATCTTCCAGGACCCCTATGCCAGCCTCGATCCCCGCATGACGGTGGGCGCGGCAGTGGCGGAGCCGCTGCGCCTGCACGGCATCGTCCCGCGGGCCCGGGAGGCGGAGCGGGTGGCCATGCTGCTCGCCCGGGTGGGGCTGCGGCCGGAGCAGGCGCAGAGATGGCCGCACGAATTCTCCGGCGGGCAGCGGCAGCGCATCGCCATCGCCCGCGCCCTGGCCAGCGGGCCGCGGCTGGTGGTGGGGGACGAGCCGGTCAGCGCGCTGGACGTCTCCGTGCAGGCGCAGGTGATCAACCTGCTGCAATCGCTGATCCGCGAGCTGCGGCTGGCCTTCATCCTGATCTCGCACGACCTCGCCGTGGTGCGGCACGTCGCCGACCGGGTGGCGGTGATGTACCTCGGCCAGATCGTCGAGGAGGGGCCGGCCGAGGCGGTCTTCGCCGATCCGCGCCATCCCTATACCCGGGCGCTGCTGGCCTCCGTGCCCGGCGAGGGCGGGGCCGCGCCGCTGGAGGGCGACGTGCCCAGCCCGATCGCGCCCCCCGCCGCCTGCCGCTTCCACACCCGCTGCCCGCTGGCGCAGCCGGTCTGCCGCACGGCCGACCCGGCGCTGGCGCCGGCAGGGGGCGACGCCGCGCACCGCTCCGCCTGCCATTTCCGCGACAGCCTGCCGCCGCTGGAACGCCGCCGGCATGACGCCGCCGGCGAACGGCTCCGCCGGCTGCAGCGCTTCTTCATCCCTGCCAACCTCGACACGCCGTCACCGGGAGACGCCGCATGAACAAGACGCTGGCCGCCGCCTGCCTCGCCGTCCTGGCCACGAGCGCCGTCCCTCTCGGACTCGCCGCCCCGGCCCAGGCGCAGAACCTGCGCATCGGGCTGCGCGAGGATCCGGACATCATGGACCCGACCCTGGCCCGCACCTTCGTCGGGCGCATCGTCTTCGCCTCGCTCTGCGACAAGCTGTTCGACATCAACGACAAGCTGGAGATCGTGCCCCAGCTCGCCACCGGCTTCCGGTGGGAGGACCCCAGGACGCTGCTCATCACCCTGCGCGACGGCGTGCGCTTCCATGACGGGGAAAGGATGGATGCGGAGGCGGTGCGCTACTCGCTGAACCGCCACCTGACGCTGCAGGGCTCCTTCCGCCGAGGCGAGATCAACGCGATGGACGGCGTGGAGGTGGTGGACCCGCTGACGGTGCGCGTGCGGCTCAAGGTGGCCTTCGCGCCCTTCGTCTCGCAGCTCACGGACCGCGCCGGCATGATCGTCTCGCCCAAGGCGGCGGAGGCGGCCGGGCGCGACTTCGGCAACCGCCCCGTCTGCGCCGGCCCCTTCCGCTTCGTCGAGCGCGTGGCGCAGGACCGCATCGTGGTGGAGCGCTTCCCCGACTATTGGGATGCCGGGCGTATCCACGTCCAGCGCATCACCTACCAGCCCATCCCGGACGGCACGGTGCGGCTGGCCAACCTCCAGGCGGGCTCGCTCGACCTGATCGAGGTGACCACGGCGACGGACGTGCCCATCATCCAGAAGGACCGGCGCCTGCGCCTCAGCCAGACGGACGAGCTGGGCTACCAGTCCATCACCTACAACGTCGGCAACGGCCCGCGGTCGCAGAACCCCTTCGGCCGCGATGCCCGCGTGCGCGCCGCCTTCGAGCTGGCGATCGACCGCGACGCGCTGAACCAGGTGGTCTACGAGGGGCAGCAGACCGTCACCGCGCAGCCGGTGCCGCCCTCCTCCCCCTATCACGTCCCCGGCTTCCGACCGGAGCCGCGCGACGTGAACCGCGCGAAGCAGCTGCTGCGGGAGGCCGGGGTGCAGACGCCGGTGGTGGTGGAGATGACCGCGCCGAACAGCCCGGAGATCCGCCAGATGGCGGAGGTGATCCAGTCCATGGTGGCCGAGGCGGGGTTCGAGCTGCGCATCAACGCCATGGAGTTCGCCTCCTCCCTCCAGGCGGCGGCGCGCGGGGACTTCCAGACCTACATCCTCGCCTGGTCGGGGCGGGTCGATCCCGACGGCAACACCTGGACCTTCATCCACTCCCAGGGTCCGCAGAACGACGGCCGGTACGCCAGCCCGGAGGTGGACCGGCTGCTGGACGAGGCCCGGGCCGAGACGGAGGTGGAGAAGCGCCGCGCGCTCTACGCCCGCGTCTGGGACGTCGCGATCCGCCAGGACCGGTCGCGCATGTACCTGTGGCACCGCAAGAACTTCGTGGCGCATGTGGCGCGGCTGACCGGCTACCATCCCGTGCCGGACGGGTTGATCCGCGTGCAGGACCTGCGCTTCCAGTAGCCGTCCGATGTGGGGCTGGCTGTTGCGCCGCCTGGGACAGGTGGTGCCCACGCTGCTGATCCTCTCGGCCCTGGTCTTCGGCCTGCAGCAGCTGATGCCCGGCGACCCGGCGCTGATCATGGCCGGGGAGGAGCGCGGCGACCCGCAGGTGCTGGCCCAGATCCGCGAGGAGCTGATGCTCGACCGGCCGGTCTGGGCGCAGTACCTGGCCTGGCTGGGGCGCACCCTGACGGGCGACCTCGGCTTCTCCTGGCGCATCCGCCAGCCGGTGGCGCAGCTGATCCTGGAGAAGCTGCCGGTCACGCTGCAGCTCGGCAGCATGGCCTTCGTCATCGCCGTGCTGATCGGCGTGCCGGCGGGGGTGATCTCCGCCGTGCGGCGCGACCGGCCGGCGGACTGGCTGGCGAACGGCGTGGCGCTGGCCGGCATCTCCACGCCGAACTTCTGGCTCGGCATCATGATGATCCTGCTGTTCAGCGTGCAGCTCGGCTGGCTGCCGCCCTCCGGCTACGTGCCGCTGACCGAGGACCCGGTGCAGTCGCTGAAGACCACCATCATGCCCGCCCTCGTGCTGGGCTCCGGCGTCGCCGGCGTGCTGATGCGCCACACCCGCGCCGCGATGCTGGGCGCGCTGGGGCAGGACTACATCCGCACCGCCCGCGCCAAGGGGCTGGCCGAGCGCGTCGTCGTGGCCAGGCACGCGCTGCGCAACGCGCTGATCCCGGTGGTGACGCTGGGCACGATCGAGCTGGGCCGGCTTCTGGCCGGCGCGGTGCTGACCGAGCAGATCTTCACCATCCCCGGCTTCGGCAAGCTGATCGTCGATGCCGTGTTCAACCGCGACTACCCGGTGGTGCAGGGGGTGGTGGTCGCCACCGCGCTGATCTTCGTGCTGCTCTCGCTGCTGGCGGACCTGCTCTACATGGCGATCAACCCGAGGCTGCGCGCGGCATGAGCGCGGCGACGACCGCCGCCGCGGTGCCCGCGCGGGGCGAGGGCCCCTGGCGCCGGGCGCTGCGGCGCTTCCTGCGCCGCCGCCTTGCCGTGCTGGGGCTGGTCGTGGTGCTGGCCTTCGTGGCCGCCGCGATCCTGGCGCCCTGGATCGCGCCCTTCGATCCCGCCGCCACCTCCTGGTCGCGCATCCGCAAGCCGCCCTCGGACCTCCACTGGTTCGGCACGGACGAGAACGGGCGCGACGTGCTCTCGCGCGTGCTCTGGGGCGGGCGCGCCTCGCTGATGGCGGGCTTCGTCTCCGTGGCCGCGGCGCTGCTGGCCGGCGTGCCGCTGGGGCTGCTGGCCGGGCTGACGGGCGGCTGGGTGGATGCCGCCATCTCGCGGCTGGCGGATGCCATGCTGTCCGTGCCCTTCCTGATCCTGGCCATCGCGCTCGCCGCCTTCCTGGGCCCGGCGCTGGAGAACGCGATGCTGGCCATCGCCATCTCCGCCACGCCGATCTTCGTGCGCCTCGCCCGCGGCATGGCGCTGGAAGCCAGGGCGACGGAATGGGCCGAGGCCGCGCGGGCCCTGGGCAACCCGCCCTGGCGCACCGCGCTGGTGCACGTCCTGCCCAACATCGTCCCGCCCCTGCTGGTCCAGGGGACGCTGGCGGTGGCAGAGGCGATCATCGCCGAGGCGTCGCTGAGCTTCCTCGGCCTCGGGCAGCAACCGCCCGCGCCCTCCTGGGGCTCGATGCTGAACGCGGCGCAGCGCTTCCTGGGGCAGGCCCCCTGGATGGCGATCTATCCCGGACTGGCCATCTTCCTGGTGGTGCTCGCCTTCAACCTGCTCGGCGACGGGCTGCGCGATGCGCTGGACCCGCGGTCCGGCGGACGCTGAGGCCCATCCCAGGCGCCGCCCGGAGGCCGGCGGCAGACCCGAGGGCCGGATCACGCCGGGCGCCGGAGCCCGTCAGGGAAAGGCCCGGGGCGGGGACGCCGTCCCCTACCTGTCCCGCGCCCGAATGCCCGTGACCGGGCGCCGGATCGCACAACCCCGCCGCCCGCGTCACACCGGCGGCGGGATGAGATGACCTGTCGTGCTGTCGTGTTCGGGCGGGGGACCGGGAGGGGACGCCGTCCCCTCCCAGACCCTCCCCTGCCGGGGCCACAAGCGGGCCCCGGGCCCCGCTGGGAGTTGGCTCGGGGCGGTGGGTGTCAGCCTCCGGGCTGAACCTTGACGGAGCGCGGACAGGCGGGACTCTGGAAAAGAGTTGTAGGCGTTAGCGAGTGCTGCGGCCGGTCCCGCCGAGGAGCCATGCTCCTCGGCGCCTCGACCCCGTCTCAAGCTGTCCCGCGGCAGCGCGGATCGGGTCCAGGGCCCGCAGGGTCCTGGCGGAGTGGGGGTACGGGGGCGAGGCAGAGCCTTGCCCCCGGGCCACGGGCGCCCCCCGCGCCGGCACGGATCAGCGCATCACGCCCACCGTATCAAAGTCCGACGAGGCGTTGCGCCACCACCTCTCGCTTGCTGCGGATGATCTGCCACAGCACGTCCGGGGCGGAGGTGTCCCAGGCGATGGCCTGCCCTTCTGCCTCGATCGGCAAGGTCATCACCCGTTCCAGCACGGAGCCCATGCGCGGCAGGCGCAAGGCATACACCTCCTTGTGGTCGTGCCCCGTGCACCACAGGAAGCCGCCCGGCCCCCAGGAGGCGCCGGAGATGGACATGGGCGTCGCGCGTTGCAGCACGTCCGCCGGGAAGGTCCAGCCGCCGGTCTGGCGCATGTCGCGGTCGTGCCGGGTCAGTTGGGTCCACCAGGTGTTGCCATAGGGGCGCTGGTTGCGGCCGAAGACCAGCGAGTAGTTCGCCCAGACCGCCCACCAGGCGCCGTCATGCCATTCGAAGCTGGTCAGGCTGCCCGGCATGATGCCGAAGGAATGGCTGCCGGTGTGGCGCAGCGTCGCCGCATCGAAGCGCTCCACCGAGGAGAGCATCGGCTCCTCGGAATAGTTCGAGTGCGCGGCGATCACCTCCCCCTCGTGCAGGGAGAGGCTGTTCATGTGGATGATCGGCCCCTCGCGCGGGCTCTCGAAGCGGGCCAGCTCGGCGTTGCTGCGCCGGTCGTGCTTGATGATCAGCCGGTTGTCGACGGCGTAGACGGCGTCGGCATCGGCACAGACCCCCTGCCGCGCCGCGGGGGTGGTGAAGCGGGCGATGGTCTCGAAGCGGCGCTCCGGGGCCTGGGCTGGGGCCGGAGCCGGGGCCGCCTGGGCCGCGGCGCGCCGGGCGAGGCCGGTGGCAGCCAGGCCGCCGAGCAGGGGAGCGGCGAGCAGGGTGCGGCGCCCCGTGCCCGAGGCGGGCGGCGGATGCTGGGACATGGGCGTTCCTCCAGGATTCGTTCCGCGGAGGATGGCAGCCGGCCGGCCCGACCGTCGAGGGACGGACGCGGCCCGCCTATCCGCCGAGGCGTCGGTCCCGGTACGCCGGCAGCCCGTCGTCGGTGGCGACCCAGCTTAGCCTGGTCGCGACGTGCGTGTGGTCGCGCGGCGGCACGGCCTCCGGATCGTCCAGAGAGGCGGTGGTGACGTCGATCTCATCCGGGGTCTGCGCCGCGGCGAAGGTCAGCGACGTGCCGCAGCGCCGGCAGAAGCAGCGCGTCGCACCGGGGCTGGAGGCGTAGCGCGCCGGTTCCCCCGCCACCCAGCGGAAGCCCTCCCGGGGCACGCTGAACCAGGCCACCATCGGCGCCCCGGCCGCGCGCCGGCACATGCCGCAGTGGCAGATGGTCGGGTGGAAGGGCGCGCCCTCCGCCTCGTACCGCACCTGCCCGCACAGGCAGCCACCCTGGAGCATCGGCATCTCTCCGCCCGGACCGCCGGGCCACCTCCCCGCGCGGCGGCACCGTCCCATGGGCGGCGATCCGATGCCAGGGCGGGCAGGGCGACGACCGCGCCGTCCTTCGCCGGGCGGCGTCAGATCACGGTGAAGCCATGCGCGAAGGGATCGCGATCGTCCACGAAGATGGTATTGTACCCCGTCATCCGCGCCCAGCCGCCGACGGAGGGGATGATCGCCTCGCGCCCGCCGACGGTCGTCGCGGCCTC contains:
- a CDS encoding HugZ family pyridoxamine 5'-phosphate oxidase; the encoded protein is MAQPGNATEEPAGTARRLMREAASAVLSTMAEGGQPFASLVTPAVAPDGAVLLWLSSLAVHTRHLQREPRCALLFQGTAEGENPQTAPRVTVTGLAAPVEDAALKALWLERHPYAAPYADFGDFRLWRMDPGGGLLVAGFARAHRLRAADFRPRDAAAGPEEESA
- a CDS encoding DUF1028 domain-containing protein; the protein is MTWSILARDPDTGELGAAVATRFFAVGALCLRVEGGLGAAATQALVNPLLAPAALARLRGGDAPEAALAATLAADAGAAVRQLHLLDAAGRAACHTGAGCVGWAGQAAGRDVSVAGNMLAGQAVVTATRDAFLDGAGRPMAERLIAALEAGQAAGGDKRGRQSAALVTAGPEDAFPALDLRVDDHPDPLAELRRLHAVARQRFVHYRRFLAGRDHPGVFDRAVLDRLIAQSMADPAP
- a CDS encoding oligopeptide/dipeptide ABC transporter ATP-binding protein; protein product: MYLGQIVEEGPAEAVFADPRHPYTRALLASVPGEGGAAPLEGDVPSPIAPPAACRFHTRCPLAQPVCRTADPALAPAGGDAAHRSACHFRDSLPPLERRRHDAAGERLRRLQRFFIPANLDTPSPGDAA
- a CDS encoding ABC transporter permease → MWGWLLRRLGQVVPTLLILSALVFGLQQLMPGDPALIMAGEERGDPQVLAQIREELMLDRPVWAQYLAWLGRTLTGDLGFSWRIRQPVAQLILEKLPVTLQLGSMAFVIAVLIGVPAGVISAVRRDRPADWLANGVALAGISTPNFWLGIMMILLFSVQLGWLPPSGYVPLTEDPVQSLKTTIMPALVLGSGVAGVLMRHTRAAMLGALGQDYIRTARAKGLAERVVVARHALRNALIPVVTLGTIELGRLLAGAVLTEQIFTIPGFGKLIVDAVFNRDYPVVQGVVVATALIFVLLSLLADLLYMAINPRLRAA
- a CDS encoding response regulator transcription factor; its protein translation is MAQTIALVDDDRNILTSVSMTLEQEGYQVRTYTDGESALQGLLARPADLAVLDIKMPRMDGMELLQRLRQRTALPVIFLTSKDDELDELMGLRLGADDYITKPFSQRLLLERIRALLRRNETSRAEGSGAPAGGVIARGDLVLDETKHTCTWKGKPVQLTVTEFLLVKALAVRPGMVKNRDQLIDAAYGENIYVDDRTIDSHVKRVRKKFRAVDDDFSHIETLYGIGYRYKEA
- a CDS encoding ABC transporter permease; the encoded protein is MSAATTAAAVPARGEGPWRRALRRFLRRRLAVLGLVVVLAFVAAAILAPWIAPFDPAATSWSRIRKPPSDLHWFGTDENGRDVLSRVLWGGRASLMAGFVSVAAALLAGVPLGLLAGLTGGWVDAAISRLADAMLSVPFLILAIALAAFLGPALENAMLAIAISATPIFVRLARGMALEARATEWAEAARALGNPPWRTALVHVLPNIVPPLLVQGTLAVAEAIIAEASLSFLGLGQQPPAPSWGSMLNAAQRFLGQAPWMAIYPGLAIFLVVLAFNLLGDGLRDALDPRSGGR
- a CDS encoding GntR family transcriptional regulator yields the protein MSNDAPLAGPLGPQSGRPSPRYSRLARTLMAEIGAGRYAVGEQLPTEAVLCDRFGVSRHTVRQALRELKEFGVVSAHPGIGTWVRARQPEPSRFVHGASSVEDLLQVSRATRLRLVEHQEVVADAALAGFLGCRPGKAWLRLRLLRVLPQDERPVAVLTTYILPEAADILPRIAESPDPIFVMIEQAHGLRVVEIAQEITPVRLEAEPAALLGAEPGEAALRMIRRFRDERDEVLQVADGLYPAGRFIHSAVFRLRRGGEAAPPEAG
- a CDS encoding GFA family protein yields the protein MLQGGCLCGQVRYEAEGAPFHPTICHCGMCRRAAGAPMVAWFSVPREGFRWVAGEPARYASSPGATRCFCRRCGTSLTFAAAQTPDEIDVTTASLDDPEAVPPRDHTHVATRLSWVATDDGLPAYRDRRLGG
- a CDS encoding ABC transporter ATP-binding protein — protein: MSHSPDPGPWALELDGVSVAFATDRGPLRAVDGVSLAVAPGRTLAVVGESGCGKSATALAVMGLLAPGATVGGHIRLAGQEIATLPEAERRALRGGRMAMIFQEPMTSLNPAFTAGEQIAEALRLHEKLSHAAAFDAAVAMLERVRIPDAARRARQYPHQLSGGMRQRVMIAMALACRPRVLIADEPTTALDVTVQAGVLALLDGLRRDTGTAVILVTHDLGVVADHADDVVVMYAGRVAESGPASRVLSHPEHPYTIGLLGAAPRLDTPRGTRLASIDGTVPDLMHPPPGCRFAPRCPFAVAACNDAQPPLVEVGPGHRAACIRAPLDAALAA
- a CDS encoding DUF3237 domain-containing protein, which translates into the protein MSQEPGFEFIGLVEASVGPPLRVGSGAMGERRIVPILGGRVAGPRLEGEILPGGADFQLIRPDGVTEIEARYTVRLTDGALVYVVNRGLRDAAPEDMARLLRGEPVPPERVYFRTTPVFETPSPAHAWMQRRLFLGHGERRPDSVHIRLYAV
- a CDS encoding ABC transporter substrate-binding protein encodes the protein MNKTLAAACLAVLATSAVPLGLAAPAQAQNLRIGLREDPDIMDPTLARTFVGRIVFASLCDKLFDINDKLEIVPQLATGFRWEDPRTLLITLRDGVRFHDGERMDAEAVRYSLNRHLTLQGSFRRGEINAMDGVEVVDPLTVRVRLKVAFAPFVSQLTDRAGMIVSPKAAEAAGRDFGNRPVCAGPFRFVERVAQDRIVVERFPDYWDAGRIHVQRITYQPIPDGTVRLANLQAGSLDLIEVTTATDVPIIQKDRRLRLSQTDELGYQSITYNVGNGPRSQNPFGRDARVRAAFELAIDRDALNQVVYEGQQTVTAQPVPPSSPYHVPGFRPEPRDVNRAKQLLREAGVQTPVVVEMTAPNSPEIRQMAEVIQSMVAEAGFELRINAMEFASSLQAAARGDFQTYILAWSGRVDPDGNTWTFIHSQGPQNDGRYASPEVDRLLDEARAETEVEKRRALYARVWDVAIRQDRSRMYLWHRKNFVAHVARLTGYHPVPDGLIRVQDLRFQ